A region of Brevundimonas sp. NIBR10 DNA encodes the following proteins:
- a CDS encoding OmpW family outer membrane protein has protein sequence MRSYNSLRIAALGGGIALALLAAVPASAQDWQVAQKGDWIVTGRITDVASGADDAITTASGTGTGLHVDVGYDVMPTLGFTYFLTDNISIEAILGATQHEIRAQGGTTNVAVHETWVLPPVVTLQYRPVPEARVSPYVGAGLNYMLFFSGEDKNGFDVKLDDGVGYALQAGADIAVSGPWTVNLDVKKVWFNTDASINGGTLKSDVNLDPWVISLGIGRKF, from the coding sequence ATGCGCTCGTACAACTCCCTCAGGATCGCCGCCCTCGGAGGCGGCATCGCCCTCGCCCTGCTTGCTGCTGTTCCAGCTTCCGCACAGGACTGGCAGGTCGCCCAAAAGGGCGACTGGATCGTCACGGGTCGGATTACCGATGTAGCCTCCGGTGCCGACGACGCCATCACCACAGCCTCCGGAACCGGGACAGGCCTGCACGTGGACGTCGGCTATGACGTCATGCCCACCCTCGGCTTTACCTATTTCCTGACTGACAATATCTCGATCGAGGCGATCCTTGGCGCAACACAACACGAGATCCGGGCCCAGGGCGGCACGACGAATGTCGCGGTTCACGAGACCTGGGTGCTGCCGCCCGTCGTCACGCTGCAGTATCGACCAGTCCCCGAAGCGCGCGTCAGTCCCTATGTCGGCGCAGGGCTCAACTACATGCTGTTCTTCAGCGGTGAGGACAAGAACGGCTTCGACGTAAAACTGGACGACGGCGTCGGCTATGCTTTGCAGGCGGGCGCGGACATTGCCGTGTCGGGCCCGTGGACAGTCAACCTGGACGTCAAGAAGGTCTGGTTCAATACCGACGCCAGCATCAATGGCGGCACGCTGAAGAGCGACGTGAACCTTGATCCCTGGGTCATCTCCCTCGGTATCGGCCGCAAGTTCTGA
- the hemA gene encoding 5-aminolevulinate synthase, whose translation MISTANSLFDYKAAFESAVDQVKGEGRYRVFADLKRVRGQFPRAVLRRDDGTEQDVVIWCSNDYLGMGQHPAVLEAMQAEIDAVGAGAGGTRNISGTTRSAVDLEAELASWHQKEAALLMTSGYVANEATLTTLQRILPGLITFSDSLNHASMIAGIRNGGGERHVFLHNDLEHLESLLASAPADAPKLIAFESVYSMDGDIADLKGTIALAKKYGAMTYLDEVHAVGLYGATGAGVAERDGVLDGIDIVECTLGKAIGVMGGYIAADAVIIDAVRSWASGFIFTTSLPPALTAGALASVRHLKAHPELRVAHQERAQTLKDRFAAAGIPVMPSESHIVPVFVGDPVHTKMISDMLLEEFGVYVQPINYPTVPKGTERLRFTPSPNHDDGMMDALVSAMDKLWTHCHIARMPAAA comes from the coding sequence ATGATCTCCACCGCGAACAGCCTTTTCGACTACAAGGCCGCATTCGAATCCGCAGTCGACCAGGTCAAGGGCGAGGGGCGATACCGCGTCTTCGCCGATCTGAAGCGCGTTCGTGGTCAGTTCCCCAGGGCCGTGCTCCGCCGTGACGACGGGACCGAGCAGGACGTCGTCATCTGGTGCTCGAACGACTATCTCGGCATGGGCCAGCATCCGGCGGTGCTCGAGGCCATGCAGGCCGAGATCGACGCCGTGGGTGCCGGTGCCGGCGGCACGCGCAACATCTCGGGCACCACGCGTTCGGCCGTCGATCTGGAAGCCGAGCTGGCCAGCTGGCACCAGAAGGAAGCCGCCCTGCTGATGACCTCGGGCTATGTGGCCAACGAGGCGACGCTGACGACCCTGCAACGCATCCTGCCGGGCCTGATCACCTTCTCCGATTCGCTGAACCACGCCTCTATGATCGCCGGCATCAGGAATGGCGGCGGCGAACGCCACGTCTTCCTGCACAACGACCTCGAACACCTCGAAAGCCTGCTGGCCTCGGCCCCCGCCGATGCGCCCAAGCTGATCGCCTTCGAGAGCGTCTATTCGATGGACGGCGACATCGCCGACCTGAAGGGCACGATCGCGCTGGCGAAAAAGTACGGTGCCATGACCTATCTCGACGAGGTCCATGCGGTCGGCCTGTACGGCGCGACCGGCGCGGGCGTCGCCGAACGCGACGGGGTGCTCGACGGCATCGACATCGTCGAATGCACCCTGGGCAAGGCCATCGGGGTCATGGGCGGATACATCGCCGCCGATGCCGTGATCATCGACGCTGTGCGGTCGTGGGCCTCCGGCTTCATCTTCACGACGTCCCTGCCGCCCGCCCTGACCGCCGGGGCCCTGGCCTCGGTGCGTCACCTGAAGGCCCACCCCGAACTGCGCGTCGCCCATCAGGAGCGCGCCCAGACGCTCAAGGACCGCTTCGCCGCCGCCGGCATCCCGGTCATGCCGAGCGAAAGCCACATCGTCCCGGTCTTCGTCGGCGACCCGGTTCACACCAAGATGATCTCGGACATGCTGCTCGAAGAGTTCGGCGTCTATGTCCAGCCGATCAACTATCCGACCGTCCCCAAAGGCACCGAACGCCTGCGCTTCACCCCCTCGCCGAACCACGACGACGGCATGATGGACGCCCTGGTCAGCGCCATGGACAAGCTCTGGACCCACTGCCACATCGCCCGGATGCCGGCGGCGGCTTGA
- the hemN gene encoding oxygen-independent coproporphyrinogen III oxidase, which yields MTLANAACAQTHRHLRSTALIERYDANLPRYTSYPTAAQFTAQTDAADWADWLARTTADDAASLYVHIPFCRTLCLYCACNTRAVNRAETIRSYIDLLLAEAGLTAAALGRRQRVSRLHLGGGTPNMVAPDDLDRLFNGLRETFDLVHHAEIAAELDPSSLTRNWVRAAARNGLNRASLGVQDLSPRVQRAINRIEPFETVVRAADWLWDAGVGSLNLDLMYGLPLQTRDDLLATLDQVTTLRPARIALFGYAHVPWMKPHQKLINDADLPGRSERFAQSQAAATYLIDAGYQAVGLDHFALPTDSLAIAARTGRLHRNFQGYTDDDASTLIGLGASSIGRTAQGYVQNHAIERDWRAAVSAGTLPIARGLTLTSDDRRRAEVIERLMCDLSVSLPEIEGIHGPAPDRFSAALARLVPLIGDGLVVCDDRLISVTDLGRPFVRLVCAAFDTSLASVTGRHGRMI from the coding sequence ATGACCCTGGCGAACGCCGCCTGTGCCCAGACCCACCGCCATCTGCGGTCCACCGCCCTGATCGAACGCTACGACGCCAACCTGCCTCGCTACACCAGCTATCCCACGGCGGCGCAGTTCACCGCCCAGACAGACGCCGCCGACTGGGCGGACTGGCTGGCCCGGACTACCGCAGATGATGCGGCCTCGCTCTATGTTCACATCCCCTTTTGCCGGACGCTCTGCTTGTATTGCGCGTGCAATACGCGCGCGGTGAACCGGGCGGAGACGATCCGAAGCTACATTGATCTGCTTCTCGCGGAGGCGGGTCTGACGGCGGCGGCGCTGGGTCGACGTCAACGGGTGTCACGCCTGCATCTGGGTGGAGGTACGCCCAACATGGTGGCCCCCGATGATCTGGATAGGCTGTTCAACGGCCTGCGAGAAACCTTCGACCTTGTTCACCATGCCGAGATCGCAGCCGAACTCGATCCCTCAAGCCTGACCCGAAACTGGGTCCGCGCCGCTGCCCGAAACGGCCTGAACCGCGCCAGCCTCGGGGTTCAGGATCTGTCGCCGAGGGTACAACGGGCGATCAATCGAATCGAACCTTTTGAAACCGTTGTCCGTGCCGCCGACTGGTTGTGGGACGCAGGCGTAGGTTCGCTCAACCTCGACCTGATGTACGGGCTTCCGCTGCAGACGCGGGACGACTTGCTGGCCACCCTGGACCAGGTGACGACGCTGAGGCCAGCGCGCATCGCCCTGTTCGGTTACGCCCATGTGCCGTGGATGAAACCCCATCAGAAACTCATCAACGACGCCGACCTTCCAGGCCGCTCCGAGCGGTTCGCCCAGAGCCAGGCCGCCGCGACCTATCTGATCGATGCGGGCTATCAGGCCGTGGGCCTCGACCATTTCGCCTTACCCACCGACAGCCTCGCGATCGCCGCACGAACGGGGCGGCTGCATCGGAACTTTCAGGGTTATACGGACGATGACGCCTCGACCCTCATCGGTCTTGGTGCCTCGTCGATTGGACGCACGGCGCAGGGTTATGTTCAGAACCATGCCATCGAGCGGGACTGGCGTGCCGCTGTGTCTGCCGGGACGCTCCCGATCGCGCGGGGATTGACTCTGACGTCCGATGACCGGCGACGCGCCGAGGTCATCGAACGGCTGATGTGCGACCTCTCGGTCAGTCTTCCCGAGATCGAAGGTATCCATGGCCCGGCTCCGGACAGGTTCTCCGCCGCCCTTGCCAGGTTGGTGCCACTGATCGGTGACGGCCTCGTGGTCTGCGATGACCGCCTGATCTCGGTGACGGACCTTGGCCGGCCGTTCGTGCGTCTTGTCTGTGCCGCCTTTGACACGTCATTGGCATCCGTCACCGGGCGACACGGTCGGATGATCTGA